In the Arachis hypogaea cultivar Tifrunner chromosome 20, arahy.Tifrunner.gnm2.J5K5, whole genome shotgun sequence genome, GTTAACGGAATCCGTTACGAGACGCCGTCACTGTGCCGGAATTCGAAGGAAGCTCAGAACAATGCCGCTATGCTCGCCTTCGAGCATCTCTCTTCCCAACAGCCCTCCGTCATAAACCCTTCCCCTCCTCCTTTCCCCCCAAAGCCCAGGCTCATGCTTAGGCCCAAGCCCAAGCCAAACAACATTCCAATCACCGGCACTCCTACTCTCCCAGGCTTGGATTCTTTCCCCCAACCCACCCTCTTCCCGGGACTCTCTTCTTTCCCGCAGCATCCTTCTCTCTTTGCTCATTCCGCTGCTTCATCGGCTCCTTCACATCACTGTACGTCTTTTCTTTGCATTCTCATATTGTAAATTTGTGATATCAAATCAGTGATTCTGAGAGTTTCATTTATAACACAAAATGAATTGGTTTTTTCCAAACTGAAATAATCTGACTTTGTACTTGTTTGAATTGAAGATGCATGGATAAGATCTTATTGAACATTGTTAAAATGagattgattttggtatatttcaGGTACCCCTAGTGCGAGCACTGGTATCAACAACATACTACCCACAAGTAAAGTGCTGCCACAGAAATTAGAAGGAGGATGCCAAATTTCTCAGATAATTGGCCCTGTTACAGCTGCTAGAGATACCGTGACAACAGCAGATCGGAAAAGTGAGTCAACTGCTCTTTCTCTGCTTCCGTTATTGTTAGTTTGTTTGATTAGTTTGACATTTAATTTGTTTAGCATGCTTATATGCTAAAATTATTTCCAGTTGTGTAGGTTCtttcttttctcaatttaatgATCCAAAATGATGAATGATTCACAAGTTTGCATGTGGTATTGTATAAACTATTGTTAGTATTGTATCTATTTATTTCTACTCTATAATGTGTCATATTTTAATTGGGTGTTTATTTTAATCTGAGTTACCTTCTCCACTCTTTCGTCGTCGTTGTGCCTCCCAAGTATCACCGTCTCATTAgtattttgttttctctttccaaATCATTCTTCTAGAAAaggtactccaactctctctaatCGCGTTTACTCCTCCTCACTCCTTCGTCATCGTCATTACGCCTCCCAAGCATCACCGTCTCATTGGGTGTCTTATTTTCTCTTCCCAAATCATTTTTTcgtactccaactctctctaatTACGTTTACTCCTCCCCATTGTACTCCTTCATCGTCGTCTTTACGCTTCCCAAGCATCACTGTCTCATTGGGTGTCTTGTTTTCTCTTCCCAAATCATTCAATTTAGAAAAGGTACTCCAATTCTCTCTAATTGCGTTTACTTCTCCCCATTCCTTTGTTGTCGTTGTGCCTCCTAAGTATCACCGTCTTCCAAGATATTATTAACTTTCATGAGATTAAAGTAACTCAGATTAAATAAACACCCAATTAAAATATGACACATCAGAGAGAGTAACTTGCATGTTACTTTAGAGAGGGTAGGATAGCATTCACCATATATTTATGCATGTGAGTGTATGATTGAATGGTGGCTCAAAATTTGTGGTTTATATCTTTTTTGTTGAGACTTGTTAAGTTGTATAAATTCTAATTTGTCATTCTAGGAAAAAGACTTTAGCTGTAGTTGTCTATTTTGAATATGGTATATTTCATGATCTATTTTCTTGTATGTATGACACTCATGGTTTGATATAGTTGGTATTCGATATATACACATATTCTAATTTAGAAGTTCTGTTGTTATATTCTCTTCCCGTTGTATTTGTTACAGATATGGCACACTTGTACAAGAATCAACTACAAAACTATGCTCAAAAGCAAAACCTACCGTTACCGGTGTACACTTCCGAGTGGGAGGGCCCTCCTCATGCCATGCGTTTCAAGTGCAAAGTCACACTTGATGGACAGACCTACGAATGTCCTACCGCCTTTTCTAAATTGAAGGATGCTGAACATGCAGCAGCTGAAGTTGCTTTATTGTCATTATTGCGGGGAGGATTTCAAGAGGTTAGTCTTATTCACCTATAGCCATTTACTGAAATTTCTTGTATAACATCTTAATTCTTTTTCTTAATGTTGCTTGCATGCATATGATTTCTGAAAAGATTCAGGATAATTCCGTATTATACAAGAACCTTTTACAAGAATTGGTCCAAAAGGAAGGATTTAGCCTGCCTTCTTATAATACAGAAAGATCTGGCGAAGCTCATATTCCGACATTTATTTCATACGTGGAAGTTGAAGGGAAAGTTTTCACTGGTCAAGAAGCCAAAACCAAGAAACAGGCAGAGATGAATGCAGCAAAGGTTGCATACACCACTTTAAAAGAACAAAAAGGTAGTTTCATAATTTTCCATTTTATAATATGTCCACAAATATGGATCTGAATATTTATTGACCTATAAATGCTGAGGACTGATCATCATTGAAATGCAGTAAGTGAACTTCTGCACAACTTAGCTTCCTGCTCTTGCTGCATATTACATGTAAAACCCTCTGAATCTAACCATAGAATATAGATGAGCAGCAAGAGGAGGAATAAATGAGCTGCATATCCCATTAAAGCAACTGAGGCAGGGAATTctgctttagtttttttttttttttttttttttttgcatttaacTCCAAATAAATGTGACTTTATAGAATATTTGGAACCTGGAAAGCACAAAATTCGCCAAAGAATTTGTAttgttactattattatatttttattaaggtGCAAGCTCCTGGTATCTTGGTATTTACTCTGAAATGCTGGTTGTTTTATTTCTGCTTGGTGTTTTGATCAGGCAAGTCAGAGCAGAGGTCTTTACTCCCTTTGTTAGATCATCCGGGGAAAGCTCCTGAACCTGAGTCAGTACCTGACTGCTCAGATTCAACTGTCCAAACTGAATTCCAGCATCATGCTAATCCAAACTATCCTGTAATCCCTGGAGTAATCTCATCAAGCCAACCTAACAAAAGTAAGGGTAAGTCCTCAAAACTATTTTCATTCTTACTCGCTGCCCTTTTCTGAAACAAGATTGTGGGAAATCTCAGAAGCTTTCCTGAAGTTTGTAAATTCTCTGGTGTCTTAAGGCCAAATACTATATTCTTTAGCATTCGAGAAAATATAAGTTAGATCATAATGTTAATGATAGAGAATTAAGAATTCAAGTTAAGGTCATTATAGTCAATCTATTAAATAACTAAACTgccattaaaatatttataaaaaaaatattaaaatattaagttatatttttttcttattattatatttttattaaggtTTAAGTGCCTGGTATCTTGGTATTTACTCTGAAATGCTGGTTGTTTTATTTCTGCTTGGTGTTTTGATCAGGCAAGTCAGAGCAGAGGTCTTTACTCCCTTTGTTAGATCATCCGGGGAAAGCTCTTGAACCTGAGTCAGTACCTGACTACTTAGATTCAACTGTCCAAACTGAATTCCAGCATCATGCTAATCCAAACTATCCTGTAATCCCTGGAGTAATCTCATCAAGCCAACCTAACAAAAGTAAGGGTAAGTCCTCAAAACTATTTTCATTTTTACTCGCTGCACTTTTCTGAAACAAGATTGTGGGAAATCTCAGAATCTTACCTGAAGTTTGTAAATTCTCTGGTGTCTTAAGGCCAAATACTATATTCTTTAGCATTCGAGAATATATAAGTTAGATCATAATGTTAATGATAGAGAATTAAGAATTCAAGTTAAGGTCATTATAGTCAATCTATTAAATAACTAAACTGCCATTAGCTTTTTTTGGGACAACAACTAATTGGCAAGTTTGCAATGGTTTTTCACTTGGTTGCAAATACAGTAGTAAACAGAATCCAATATGCTCTTAGAAAGTCCTGCTTTTAGTGTTATTGTAGGTCTTTTTAGATCAGAACTTCACCCAATTCAATTAATTAGGTCAATGTCTAGCTTAATCACTTCAAAGACAGCAAAAGGTTGCTTTCTAAAAATCTATTAAAACTGTCTTGGTTTGTCCATCATATGGTGGATGATATGCTGCACTCAATTTAAGAAAGGTTTTGGACAATTTCCAGGAGCGCTAAGCATAAGAATCCTTGAGGATGCTGCAGTTTCTGGCCTCCCACTGTTGATGTTTGGAAATGTTGTGCTAATAGCTTTAGTGCCTTTTGCCACCTATAATGACAGATTTTTTGCCTTTATACAGTGACCTGTAGCTAGATAAGGGCATGattgatttctttttttattttcgatgtttactatttttataattttgtgaagaaaaaatagaaatatgATAAATAGATTTTGTTGTTTTTGCTTTTCCTAGTTTTCGGGGATGAACCGATACAGTTGATTTATAATGTGTAATTCATTGATAAGTTCATTTGACACAGAAAAACAATGTGTTAAAGTTTGCTGTAAAACTCTGaccgaaaaaataaaagaaaagaagagaagagtttGTGCTAACCCATGCACTGCCATTCCATCTCCAGAGCCTGTTGTTACAAAGAAGAAAGGGTCCTCCTCTGCATCTGGATGCGCAAATGGCAGCATGAAGGACTCTTTCTCATCAGTTGTCAATGCATCTGGATGCGCAAATGGCAGCATGAAGGACTCTTTCTCATCAGTTGTCAAGGCGGCTGCAGCCACACCTTCACTCTCAGACAGCAAGAATATGGCTTCCAACACAAACAATATGCCTTCCACTGCATCAGGCTCCCCGGGACGCAGAAAAAGGGTGGTAGTTTACTCGCGGGAGACTAATGTGGAAGTTGAAGGAGGTGGCACTTTGATGCCAATTAGTGATGAAAAATGGGTTGCTTACGAATATTCCCATTGAGAACTAAATTGGTAGAAGAATCTGCAGACTTGCTTGTAATGTGTATCATAGTTTGCGAGTCTGAAATGGATTGTGTTTGGCAAGACTATGCTATTTATCAAATTTGGGGGATCAAATCTTTAGATGAAAAGAACTTTAAAGGGCGTAACTAATACTTTgaatataatgaaaaaaaaaaaagaactttttTAAGATGTCTTTTATCATGCAAAACTTATCATATCATTGCCCTCAATATTTTTTCCACTAAACACAAAAACTCAGCTACAAGGATCCTAAAGTTTTGGTGCAAGTGCTCTAAAAAAGCTTCTTGGTTTTTGTCTGATCATTCAAATTTTATCCATAGAAAATTCCTATAAATCCTTAAGGTCCATTGAGCTGAACTAGTATAACTGGAGAGTATTGTTATAATATCAATCCAATTCGATCAATATTCTAATCATGATTGTAATTGCTCGTTAAGTGAAAACAGAAGAATAGTTTGTATCTAATTTCTGAGTAGTGTAGCCATTTTTGTTATCCAGATTTTAATGAAAGTCCaatattttttaaacattaaattaaattaaattgcaatGAACACCTTATTTTTCAAGCGTtgacatataatatatattatctcCTTATATTccactttttaatttgaatatggaagAAAAAGTGGTGTTAGACTCGAATATGGAAAATTAAGGTGCTTCACAGCCATGTGGTGTCAGTGGAACAAAACTCAGAGAGTTTGAGTTCTTCATCAGTAAACGGACGGTCCGAATTGCGTTTGATATTTCATTTCATAAAATAATTGACAACAACAAACAATTCGAAGGGTCTGTTTTCTAGCTTCGGAAATTCATATTTGCTCAACCACAAGTTGGACCATGCGATTTCTtaagcaaaattttaaaattaaacaactcgcatggtccgatttgtgtaatatgagcttttttccattttttaacacaaatcggaaCCTCCAATTTGTGTactcccacaattttaaaaaacacaaaaaattatcaTGTCAAAATATATCACTCATTTTGCTcccatttaaaaaatttttagccCTTATATTCCTCATATGTGCCAATTTGCACATTCTTATTTTCTAGCGCCTGCAACTTTTCACATCTTGATTAAATATAAAATTGTTTCCCATCGTCTAAACCAATGTTCCACACTTACTTGCTTTCACCCTCCCTCAGTTGCGGAAGAAGCCGCCCTATGCCGGTACCTCCACTTTcttatattattttctaattttcatCAAATGTCGCCTTCATCAACATTCTAATATCACCATGACACCATACCACATACTATATATATTGATCAGCCAGAAAATGCAAACTCGTAGCTAGCTAGCTATATATCATTCTGAACACTAATTATTATAGTTAAAAGAAACATTGTTTGAGAATTTTCAGTACGTATTATTATTAGCTTCTTTTTTCATCTAGcttaattaattaagattaaatGGCGTCATCATCAGCTCGCTTAGCCTTGATTGCTGTTTCCATGGTTTTGCTTTGGTCGGTCTGTATAGCAACTGATTACGTCGTGGGTGATGACAAGGGCTGGTCTCCTTATTTCAATTACACACAGTGGGCACATGATAAAGATTTCCACGTCGGTGACCGCCTCGGTATGTTTACTAAAAAAATTCAAGTGCTAAATAAATTATGGTGAAAACTCAGCtgcagtcgacttcatgtgaagttgatagcagcttcatgtgaagttgatagttgagagtcgttatatgaaaatttagttaaatcagtcaaatcatctaaccgtTCTCAGtaatcaactttacgtgaagtcgactgcatctGAGTTTCCACTCTAAAATAttcgtataaaatataaattaaaaataaataaaataatatatatttatatataatgatataataattaaaatttattaaaaaaatcttttaaattaaatttattatcaaattatttattttaaaaatttaaaaattaataaaaaaataatataaattattaaattttaaattttttaaacataaaattctAATATCATAAGATGTTATAAAATCACTTAGTCTAAAAACTTAAGTCCATAAAAAGGAACAAAACTTACTATAAGGTGGCTTAAATAATGGAAGCTTACTCTTTTAACGCTTGTTGTGCAGTGTTCAAATACGACAAGCAGAAGCACAATGTGTTCAAAGTGAATGGTACACTCTTTAACTCATGCACCGCCCCAAACGACACAGAGCCATTTTCCTCAGGTCATGATTTCATTTCACTGGAAACCGAAGGAAGGAAGTGGTACATCTGTGGAAAGAGCGACCACTGTGTTAACCGTCAGATGAAGCTACTCATCTATGTCGGATCTGCTGCTCCTGCACCTGCtcctacttctggtgctcctcatTCTTTGCCGTCGTCGTCGTCGTTCTACATTGCTGCAACTCTTGCCATTGCTGCCATTTTATTCTTCTGAGATTAGTTTGAGGTTCTTCGTCTTCGTTGCTTGTTATGGAAAGTAACGGTTTCAGATGTATGTGCTTCTAGCTTTAATGTCACTGctttttatttagttgtttttgtttttaatcttaaatgagatttattttttaattatcatatATACTAGATAGTttgattataatatatattacagATAAAATGAAtcatcttattattttttatatttattataaaatataataaatcatatacaaaagaaaaaattaaattaatctatTCGTTTTTTACATAcgcatatatataattttaatatactattaatgtaaattaaaaaatatattaacaattatttttttatactttttctataaataattatctaataaaatagatataattaaacaTTGAGTTATCAGTCCGTGCTTCAAAATTATACTATATACTGGCATTCGTCAATCATGCACTACAATTCAAGCCACTTAATTACAAAAGCAACTCGTTTAATATAAAACCAATTATTTTGCTGTTTTCAATATAGGAAAATTTggaagtgtatatatatatacttaagaAGAagcaattttattattattattattattattattattattattacatctgGTGGCCAAGGTAACTAGAAAATCTCTGTAGTGACCAGATGGAATGGCTTCATGAAGAAAATGAGTAAGGTCCTTGCCGTACTTTTCCTTGAAAACGTTGTTGATGTCATCCATGTCCACCTCAACCCTACTTATCAATGTTCGTGCCAATGTTTCTATGCCTCTTCTTCCCCCTTTCATGCTTCTATGCAGTAACTGTcaatagaattttaaagattttaaataatTCAAccatgaaaatataaaataaaaatacactatttTCAACTCAAAATATTAAAGATATTAAATTAATGAGTCTctcattttataaatttttagttttttttttttttttcaacgtgGGACTAATTTCATAAGATTCTAACACGCAACATTAACATATGGAGGTGATACAGGGGAGAAGGGGGGTTACCTTTGCATAATAGCATGCTGGATTATAAATACATTTAACAACCACAGTTAGAGCTTCACCAAATTGCCCATACTCTCCCCTCTTGATGGCCTAATAAAAAAccaattaaattaattcaaataatcaattaaataaaattttaattagtagGAAATTGTGTTGGCTAGCTAATAGTACTTTTGTGTAGTCATGGCCATAAATGCGTTTGTAACTGGAAAATGTTAGCTTCAATTGGGGAATGCTTCTCTTGCTCAGGATTTCAAGAACAACAGCTTCATCTGCAGCTCCTAAGCTTCCCTCACCAGTTTCATAAAGCCTCCTTGCATCGCACTTAGATATATGTTGGCTCACATCTGCTTCATGTGCTTTGTGTGATGCAGCTAATGCCACCAGAATCTGTAATAATTTACTCAAATATTTATCACTCCAACGAGTAaccataaaaaaactaaaattttatctaatagtgaataattttttaatcttttatgaataattttgtcttttaaatattatattatagaaTTTTTTAAGACATATTTGTATGTAGTTTTATTGTTAtaataattctcataaaattacTTCTTTCAGAAAGttaaattaatagaaaaaaatatacgtacgaataattatatctctaatttttatttgtcttaagattttttttttgagaaattctaatattatatcatcaaaatatttttttttaaatttaaacggATAAAATTAGACACATGAATGATTATatgtctaaaaataataataaaataataatcaaacaaaatttgttttaaaaaaaaatcatttcctTAGATTTATAAATAGAACAATGGATAACTTGCATGAATGATTTGAGTGTAGTCTCCACAAGACTCAAAACAAAGAGGCATACCTTTTGAAATGGACTTGGAGGGTCCAAATTGATAATGTCTTGATCCAAAAGCCTTCTAAACCTTTTGTGATATGCTTGTGTGATGAGGAGAACATGACTTGATTTTCTGCCCACAAAAATTTCCACAAGAGCCTTGAAATTGATCTCATCTTGTTGAAGAGCTTCTCTGGCTACAACTGCATCTCTTTCATGTGGGTCAAGAATCCACAAGGACAAAGCACACAAAGAACATTTCATTGATGATGATTTCAACCCATCATCTTCTTCATTATAATATCTTTGGAAGTGACTTGTTAAGTCTTCACCATACTCTGCTTTGTAGGTTTCCCTTAGTTGTTGCCTTTCAAGTTGGCTTAATCCAGCAAGAGAAGATGGATTCAGTTGTTGCCTCAAACCCACCAAAGAGTCTTGAATCTTCTTGGAATCAAGCTCCAAATTGTGGTTTGAGAAGGTTAGAATGTTGGTAGCCATATGAGAGAGATCAGAGAGACAGAGAGAAACAGAGATTTTAGGGAGAGACTACAACTGACTCCTATTTAAACAAACATGAGTTCCTATTTTATTAAACGACAAAAATATCATTGATTTTTTATTTCgaagacaaataaatttttgactaattaaaaatacaaaaatattactcattttgatatttaagttctttggagtgatTGATttgtttaactttttaaaatacgTGACATTTAAGTTTTTTCGAGTGATCgatttgttcttatatattttgcaTAGAGAAACTTAAAtgtcttatattttaaaaagttagagacatttttatattttcaattagtcAAAGACTTGTATGTTTTTGAATTAAAAAGTTAGagacttatttatcttttttttttgttttattttataaaataatttaattaagctAGTTGGTATTACTAATCAGCCATTAAAGTAGCATGGGACATATTTTAGAACGAAAATGTCCCATAACCAAAAAAAATTAGGTTTTAAATCAACAAACATTTTACAACAAAATAATCAAACGTGTAATGATAAAATGGATTtagattctctaaagtttgaatttcactttagagagtaaagtgtgatctctcaccatttattttatagatgggagcaagaataaatatgagagagaaactattcaagggtagaagatcacactttaccctctaaaatacaaatttaaaatttagaagatccaaattctgataaaataatcaatttttttttcatcagcataattaaattttttgataaataccaaatatatatcttttatacGGTAACTTTTTTGTGCTCAtataatatgattaattttagaaattttataAATCATTTGTTAAAATACTTTTTGAGCATTTGATATATACTTGTGCCAAATGTTATTAACAATAATGTTTGTTGGTTctataaaatacatatataagaaATGCTAATCTTCGTCCTTAAATTCTAAATCCCATATGTAAAGGTTATTAGCAATGAAAAAAGTCCTCTATTTTTTACCCTAAAAGTCTCATGATGAtgtttattaattaactaaatgTTGACTTGGCAAATTACAATACTTACTGGCAAGCTAAATTATGTTAACAAGACTTGTCACATATCAGCATTTGGCATACCACGTTACCATTTAAAGAACCAAATTAGCAATAAATATTAAGatatatcatttttaaattttatgactaaaaccaaaaaaaaactttctttgtctttttatttacatttcaatattttttattttagaattttataaaaaataaaaataaaaataaaaataatattttattatcttcatattttttataaaatactaaaaacattaaatattaataatgaaaataaaaaaagagaaaaaatattaaaaaaactaaCTTTTAATTAGCCAACTATAGAGTTtaggtttataatttaagatttatagttaaaaatttatgattaaagtctaaatttaagataaacaaaataatttttttaaaaattaatcgaaAAAAATTAGTTACCTAACGTTACTTAAACAAAAATGCAACTAATCAAAGACAAGGCAAATAGATTAGAACTAAAAAGAGTGAATACCGGCAACAAGGtcccaagaaaaaaaaagcacCCAATCCGACTCCTGATCTTTTTTTGGATTGATTAGTTTCtgtgcaaaaaaaaataatattgacttTTTTGACACATGGGTCTCGTCATTTCGAAGTAATTGTTAGGGACcgggttgaattttttttttatcaaggaTCTCATTGTCTTTTGAGATAATTGTTAGGGgctattttgtgtttttctcaactaaaaattatgtattttatttgtgGTCACCAAAAAGTACAATTCTTGCTTGAAGGGCAAGGCAGGATCATAAGCAAAAATGGGAAGTGGGGGGAGTCATGAGTCATGAGTAGTGTACTCCCCTCCAAAACATTTTTGGGGTGGAATTCAAAGTCCAAAAGGTAAAGATGAAGTGAAATTTTGCTCTGAATGGAGTTGATGGTGATGTGTAACGCAGGTTGTATAGGTGGGTCTTGGTGCCATGTGATGTTTTATTTTTTGCTCAAATAATTCTCAATGCTTTCCAAGTAAGCTTTTAGTACACACTTCTTCCTTTCCAAAACCCAACCCACCTTGAGAGTTTCCCATTGAACAATATAATGCTATTCTGACAAATCTTCTATCTTTGATATATACTTTGATGCATCATTAGCCATGCAACCTAGAAAATTATGGTTTTATATATGAGAAAAGTTGCATCAATCGTACAGTTCATTTTTCATCAAACTTTTGATATTTTAATACGAAGGATGAGGGTTTCAAAATAAATGTAGTTAGAAACTAGGGGCGTTCAAGGTCTGGGGTAAAATTCAACTTGGATTCTATATATTTTATTGGTatcgaatttattatttttatccgaTGATATTTTAGGGTCGAGTTTGAGTTATGTTTTGAATtaggataaatttttttataataaaaatatatatttgttaataaaattagtaatattatattatatttttattttttaattaatatttttgtattatatgatatttttttaaataatttatttaatataaatatgatgtaatatttattaaatttaattttttaaaataaaatttttttactttaatatataaaatttttataaatttatatatattaattatatatcagATAGACTCGATTTAACCCAATTTATTTTATATCACTATTAAATCGAATCAAAATAGATCCAGTAAATTTTTAGGATCGAATTTATTCATAAACACCtctaattaaaagttagaactTAGACGTTACAACATTATATATAGATTAGGAAGAATTTTAAATGTATCAAAAATATCGATATTCTAGTTATTTTAACTgttaatctaaattataaaaaatatatataatatattaattctgCTAATAACATTTCTGTTAATTTCTACCAACTCTTATTTATGACTGTATTTAATAGAAGTGTTTTTATAaatgtatctaataaaaatatcttttttatcatagtgtttaataaaaatatttttatatatatattttttagatatatctttttatatatgtgtttaaaatataataattaattattattaataataaattaatattatatatttttttataatatatattaattaaaatcaagttACGGCTGATTATAGATTATAGGGTGTTCACATGCATGCATCTCCAACCTTGGTGATAGAGCAGCAGCCTGCAGAAGCATGCCGTGCCTGGACCGCACGCACGTCTACATCGTAAAGGGTCAAGGTTTTGGTGCATTTTACTGTGAAGAGAAATAGTTAAAtacttatatagaatatatagaatgtgtattttatttttattacttttttaaaataaattatacgcTCTTTTTTacgtaaaaatttttttatcatagaaTTAGCCCAAGATTTTTCTGGTGACACAAAGTTGGATTTtgacaatgtaaaaaaaaagtttctgaaaattattttgatttaaaaggagaaaaaatatatatatattttttcaattctTATTTAGACATTTAAGTGAGAAGAgtgtcatttttttaataaagaatatACACAAATACaacaatattatgtatttatttattaattattaaatttttttatgataaatacatatgttattaatttatttttaatatatattattttatatttttatatgtattttatattagtaattaattttagtgtatatttaGTATGATCGACAAATATAATACACCGAAAAATTTGTTAActaaaggatatatatatatataaacaaatattcCAATAATTACTGTGTTAGATTTTGAATTTTCCCCATTTCAATGTTTAAAAGAAGTTTAGATAGATAAACTATAAAAGTAGGTTAGATACTTGGAACCActtttataatagaaaaagaaaaagaacaatggAAAGAGAACAAGgagtcaagaaaaaaaaaatcaaattgttgaaagaaaaggaaggaaaaaaaatttttttttgtggttcAAGAAACATTTCTAAATTTGAGCGATGCATTCAGCTAACTCAACCAAGCAATGTAAGTATATAACAGTAAAGATTATTTACAATATCAAGGTCATAAAACAATTTTAGTTAATAAAAACTAATGTATATATCCGTATGAtgtatgaaaaatatttatt is a window encoding:
- the LOC112783286 gene encoding uncharacterized protein isoform X15, which translates into the protein MYKTKVQELCQKRSWSLPEYETTRDGPDHNPRFTAAVTVNGIRYETPSLCRNSKEAQNNAAMLAFEHLSSQQPSVINPSPPPFPPKPRLMLRPKPKPNNIPITGTPTLPGLDSFPQPTLFPGLSSFPQHPSLFAHSAASSAPSHHCTPSASTGINNILPTSKVLPQKLEGGCQISQIIGPVTAARDTVTTADRKNMAHLYKNQLQNYAQKQNLPLPVYTSEWEGPPHAMRFKCKVTLDGQTYECPTAFSKLKDAEHAAAEVALLSLLRGGFQEIQDNSVLYKNLLQELVQKEGFSLPSYNTERSGEAHIPTFISYVEVEGKVFTGQEAKTKKQAEMNAAKVAYTTLKEQKGKSEQRSLLPLLDHPGKAPEPESVPDCSDSTVQTEFQHHANPNYPVIPGVISSSQPNKSKSEQRSLLPLLDHPGKALEPESVPDYLDSTVQTEFQHHANPNYPVIPGVISSSQPNKRALSIRILEDAAVSGLPLLMFGNVVLIALVPFATYNDRFFAFIQ
- the LOC112783286 gene encoding uncharacterized protein isoform X12 produces the protein MYKTKVQELCQKRSWSLPEYETTRDGPDHNPRFTAAVTVNGIRYETPSLCRNSKEAQNNAAMLAFEHLSSQQPSVINPSPPPFPPKPRLMLRPKPKPNNIPITGTPTLPGLDSFPQPTLFPGLSSFPQHPSLFAHSAASSAPSHHCTPSASTGINNILPTSKVLPQKLEGGCQISQIIGPVTAARDTVTTADRKNMAHLYKNQLQNYAQKQNLPLPVYTSEWEGPPHAMRFKCKVTLDGQTYECPTAFSKLKDAEHAAAEVALLSLLRGGFQEIQDNSVLYKNLLQELVQKEGFSLPSYNTERSGEAHIPTFISYVEVEGKVFTGQEAKTKKQAEMNAAKVAYTTLKEQKGKSEQRSLLPLLDHPGKAPEPESVPDCSDSTVQTEFQHHANPNYPVIPGVISSSQPNKSKGKSEQRSLLPLLDHPGKALEPESVPDYLDSTVQTEFQHHANPNYPVIPGVISSSQPNKRALSIRILEDAAVSGLPLLMFGNVVLIALVPFATYNDRFFAFIQ
- the LOC112783286 gene encoding uncharacterized protein isoform X3, giving the protein MYKTKVQELCQKRSWSLPEYETTRDGPDHNPRFTAAVTVNGIRYETPSLCRNSKEAQNNAAMLAFEHLSSQQPSVINPSPPPFPPKPRLMLRPKPKPNNIPITGTPTLPGLDSFPQPTLFPGLSSFPQHPSLFAHSAASSAPSHHCTPSASTGINNILPTSKVLPQKLEGGCQISQIIGPVTAARDTVTTADRKNMAHLYKNQLQNYAQKQNLPLPVYTSEWEGPPHAMRFKCKVTLDGQTYECPTAFSKLKDAEHAAAEVALLSLLRGGFQEDNSVLYKNLLQELVQKEGFSLPSYNTERSGEAHIPTFISYVEVEGKVFTGQEAKTKKQAEMNAAKVAYTTLKEQKGKSEQRSLLPLLDHPGKAPEPESVPDCSDSTVQTEFQHHANPNYPVIPGVISSSQPNKSKGKSEQRSLLPLLDHPGKALEPESVPDYLDSTVQTEFQHHANPNYPVIPGVISSSQPNKSKEKQCVKVCCKTLTEKIKEKKRRVCANPCTAIPSPEPVVTKKKGSSSASGCANGSMKDSFSSVVNASGCANGSMKDSFSSVVKAAAATPSLSDSKNMASNTNNMPSTASGSPGRRKRVVVYSRETNVEVEGGGTLMPISDEKWVAYEYSH